A window of the Tunturibacter empetritectus genome harbors these coding sequences:
- a CDS encoding DUF4126 family protein: MMQMLTWLIAIPLLGLVTGLRTMTAMAVLCWFAYAGHLSVDDSWAAWSGKLVTAIIFTVLALGELIGDKLPTTPNRTAPFPLIARLVFAGLVGAIVAAGLNGSGVEGVILCVLGALIGAFAGFLIRREIVVRLGSKDWPVALVEDLSAILGAILAMGIVTA, translated from the coding sequence ATGATGCAAATGCTGACCTGGTTGATTGCCATCCCCCTGCTAGGTCTCGTCACCGGTCTTCGTACAATGACCGCCATGGCGGTGCTTTGCTGGTTCGCCTACGCAGGTCATCTATCAGTAGATGACAGTTGGGCGGCATGGAGCGGAAAGCTCGTGACCGCAATCATCTTCACCGTGCTCGCCTTGGGAGAGCTCATCGGAGATAAGCTACCGACAACGCCCAATCGGACGGCTCCGTTCCCACTGATCGCGAGGCTTGTCTTTGCCGGGCTGGTCGGTGCGATCGTGGCTGCAGGACTCAACGGATCAGGAGTCGAGGGCGTCATCCTCTGTGTGCTGGGAGCCCTGATCGGCGCCTTCGCTGGCTTCCTGATTCGCCGAGAGATCGTAGTGCGGTTGGGATCCAAAGACTGGCCCGTGGCGCTCGTCGAGGATCTCAGTGCTATCTTGGGCGCCATCCTGGCGATGGGGATTGTGACCGCATAG
- the glyA gene encoding serine hydroxymethyltransferase: MPIDRNAPLAVSDPEIAAQIENEVKRQHEGLEMIASENFVSRAVLEAAGTVFTNKYAEGYPGKRYYGGCEYADVVENIARARAKQLFGADHVNVQPHSGSQANAAAYMTILNPGDCILGLDLAHGGHLTHGHKLNFSGKLYRIVGYQVRKDTETIDYDELEATALREKPKVIVGGGSAYPRQFDFPRMRAIADKAGAYFMVDMAHFAGLVAGGAHPSPVPHAHIVTTTTHKTLRGPRAGMILCNQEFAAGVDRSVFPGQQGGPLIHIVAAKAVAFKEALTPEFATYANQVVTNAKVLAEAIASEGYRIISGGTDTHVILIDVFQEGILGSEAEHALGEAGITVNKNAIPYDTNPPMKPSGIRIGTPALTTRGMKEPEMRVIAGWIAQALEHRTDSSKLQQIRNQVLEMAEKFPLYSWLREA, from the coding sequence ATGCCCATCGACCGCAACGCCCCGCTGGCCGTCTCCGACCCCGAAATCGCCGCTCAGATTGAAAACGAAGTAAAGCGCCAGCACGAAGGCCTCGAGATGATCGCCTCCGAAAACTTCGTAAGCCGCGCAGTCTTAGAGGCCGCAGGCACCGTTTTCACCAACAAATACGCAGAAGGCTACCCCGGAAAGCGCTACTACGGCGGCTGCGAGTACGCCGACGTCGTCGAAAACATAGCCCGCGCCCGCGCCAAACAACTCTTCGGCGCCGACCACGTCAACGTCCAACCCCACTCCGGCTCCCAGGCCAACGCCGCCGCCTACATGACCATCCTCAACCCCGGCGACTGCATTTTAGGCCTCGATCTTGCCCACGGCGGACACCTCACCCACGGCCACAAGCTCAACTTCTCAGGCAAACTCTACAGAATCGTCGGCTACCAGGTCCGCAAAGACACCGAAACCATTGATTATGATGAACTTGAAGCCACCGCACTCCGCGAAAAACCCAAGGTAATCGTAGGTGGAGGTAGCGCTTACCCGCGCCAGTTCGACTTCCCCCGCATGCGAGCCATCGCCGACAAAGCAGGCGCCTACTTTATGGTCGACATGGCCCACTTCGCCGGCCTTGTAGCTGGAGGCGCGCATCCATCTCCCGTTCCCCACGCCCACATCGTCACCACCACCACCCACAAAACCCTGCGTGGTCCACGCGCCGGAATGATCCTCTGCAATCAGGAGTTTGCCGCAGGTGTAGATCGCAGCGTCTTTCCCGGCCAACAGGGCGGCCCACTCATTCACATCGTGGCAGCCAAAGCAGTCGCCTTCAAAGAGGCTCTGACACCGGAGTTCGCGACCTATGCGAATCAGGTAGTTACCAACGCCAAAGTCCTCGCCGAAGCCATCGCCTCCGAGGGCTATCGCATCATCTCCGGCGGCACCGACACCCACGTCATCCTCATCGACGTCTTCCAGGAAGGAATACTCGGTTCAGAGGCAGAACACGCTCTAGGAGAGGCTGGAATCACGGTCAACAAGAATGCAATCCCCTACGACACCAACCCGCCGATGAAGCCCAGCGGCATCAGAATCGGCACACCCGCTTTGACCACAAGAGGCATGAAGGAGCCTGAGATGCGCGTCATTGCCGGCTGGATCGCGCAGGCTCTTGAACACCGAACCGACTCTAGCAAGCTGCAGCAGATTCGCAATCAAGTGCTCGAAATGGCAGAGAAATTCCCTTTGTACAGTTGGCTGCGAGAAGCATAG
- a CDS encoding LamG-like jellyroll fold domain-containing protein, translating to MALELILQQRYRVDGIPVDLSPYRNHGSGVDTASAPGPAVSQFAVSFPNNDSQVAIQPTAAQGWASLLAIKVEMVVFVDAVFVREQGLIDASGAFTFAISEKALTAQIAGPGGAFVRAADAFAPDGQFHPVPLERWVTVGFYHDGFSKIQLTMDGKLVGQADVSSGVPPLQGSIAVGNHIGGSHPLNGRIDEVRVWRSDPKAMQREFLCRPYTPKTAACWQALFEDVVAWAKAEPAAVASLLQLAEQGRRALLGGLELLSPADQAEARGLLNRFMKLWCEGKIDGDAMRKVIRQWLELLKKHGLDTDRGQRMAELQRVLNAAKTEAPVIDPKCDPAMQAFFALIGKEEAALGP from the coding sequence ATGGCCCTTGAGCTCATCCTGCAGCAGCGTTATCGTGTCGACGGTATTCCCGTGGATCTAAGCCCGTACCGCAATCACGGTTCCGGCGTCGACACTGCATCTGCACCCGGCCCGGCAGTCAGCCAGTTCGCGGTATCTTTTCCCAACAACGACAGCCAGGTTGCGATTCAGCCGACTGCGGCACAAGGCTGGGCCAGCCTGCTTGCAATCAAAGTCGAGATGGTTGTATTTGTTGACGCCGTGTTCGTGCGGGAACAGGGTCTCATCGATGCGAGTGGCGCTTTCACCTTCGCCATCTCCGAAAAGGCGCTGACGGCACAGATCGCAGGCCCGGGCGGTGCCTTTGTCAGGGCTGCTGACGCCTTTGCCCCGGATGGACAATTCCATCCTGTGCCGCTGGAACGCTGGGTCACCGTTGGGTTTTACCACGACGGTTTTTCGAAGATACAGCTGACCATGGATGGCAAACTGGTTGGACAGGCTGACGTCTCGAGCGGCGTGCCTCCGCTGCAGGGCAGTATCGCCGTCGGCAATCACATCGGTGGCAGCCATCCGTTGAACGGCCGCATCGATGAGGTCAGGGTCTGGCGAAGCGATCCCAAGGCCATGCAGCGTGAGTTCCTCTGCAGACCCTACACCCCTAAGACGGCGGCGTGCTGGCAAGCACTCTTTGAGGACGTTGTGGCGTGGGCAAAGGCGGAGCCGGCCGCGGTTGCCTCTCTGCTCCAACTGGCTGAGCAGGGACGACGGGCGCTGCTTGGCGGCCTGGAGCTGCTATCGCCCGCCGACCAGGCCGAGGCTAGAGGTCTCCTCAACCGGTTTATGAAGCTGTGGTGCGAGGGTAAGATCGACGGCGATGCCATGCGCAAGGTCATCCGGCAGTGGCTGGAGCTGCTGAAGAAGCACGGCCTCGACACCGATCGCGGACAGCGGATGGCGGAGCTGCAGCGGGTGCTGAACGCTGCCAAGACGGAGGCACCTGTGATCGACCCAAAGTGCGATCCGGCGATGCAGGCGTTCTTTGCCCTGATCGGAAAAGAAGAGGCAGCGCTGGGACCTTGA
- a CDS encoding alpha/beta hydrolase family protein, whose protein sequence is MLSRLYAKWMYSWETALTTRDTNRIVRPLEWGFDWLEDFSPLARAANPHLANPHLDSTPLTDTPVAEDFARMTAVNRDIVARADEFFGYETPTDFRLERRHPQLYPTNVRPETLEEDAELRRQAETGEIEEADFLRFTSPIRSLYPENDQVNARWYPAHADTQKGKPKQAMIVMPQWNADAFSHNALCTLFNSFGISCLRLSKPYHDVRRPAELERSDYAVSSNVGRTTEACRQAVVDIRSCIDWLESQGYEHFGVLGTSLGSCYAFIAAAFDQRLQVCAFNHASTWFGDVVWAGQSTRHIRAAFEQAGLTQDQVREIFSIVSPMSYMDRFAATPKRVLVVHATYDLTFPLKYSLDVLKNFDALNIDYVSKVLPCGHYTTGETPYKYIDGWYLGSFIYKSFKRLSQTKTATALESPQTAKAQQGR, encoded by the coding sequence ATGCTCTCAAGGCTTTATGCAAAGTGGATGTACTCCTGGGAGACAGCCCTCACCACCCGCGACACAAACCGCATCGTCCGCCCCCTCGAGTGGGGCTTCGACTGGCTCGAGGACTTCAGCCCCTTAGCCCGTGCAGCCAACCCGCACCTCGCCAACCCGCACCTCGATAGCACTCCCCTCACCGACACACCCGTCGCAGAGGACTTCGCCCGAATGACCGCCGTCAACCGCGACATCGTCGCCCGCGCCGACGAGTTCTTCGGCTACGAAACCCCCACCGACTTCCGCCTCGAGCGCCGTCACCCCCAGCTCTACCCCACCAACGTCCGCCCCGAAACCCTCGAAGAGGACGCCGAACTCCGCCGCCAGGCCGAAACCGGCGAGATCGAAGAGGCCGACTTCCTCCGCTTCACCTCGCCCATCCGCAGCCTCTACCCCGAAAACGATCAGGTCAACGCCCGCTGGTATCCCGCCCACGCAGACACGCAAAAGGGCAAGCCCAAACAGGCCATGATCGTCATGCCCCAGTGGAACGCCGACGCCTTCTCCCACAACGCCCTCTGCACCCTCTTCAACAGCTTCGGCATCTCCTGCCTGCGCCTCTCCAAGCCCTACCACGACGTCCGCCGCCCAGCCGAACTCGAGCGCTCCGACTACGCAGTCAGCTCCAACGTAGGCCGCACCACCGAGGCCTGCCGTCAGGCCGTCGTCGACATCCGCAGCTGCATCGATTGGCTCGAATCCCAGGGCTACGAGCACTTCGGCGTCCTCGGCACCAGCCTCGGCAGCTGCTACGCCTTCATCGCCGCCGCCTTCGACCAGCGCCTCCAGGTCTGCGCCTTCAACCACGCCTCCACCTGGTTTGGAGACGTCGTCTGGGCCGGCCAAAGCACCCGCCACATCCGCGCAGCCTTCGAGCAGGCAGGACTCACCCAGGATCAGGTCCGCGAGATCTTCTCCATCGTCAGCCCCATGTCCTACATGGACCGCTTCGCCGCAACACCAAAGCGAGTCCTCGTCGTCCACGCCACCTACGACCTCACCTTCCCGTTGAAGTACTCGTTAGACGTCCTCAAAAACTTCGACGCACTCAACATCGACTACGTCTCGAAGGTCCTTCCCTGCGGCCACTACACCACCGGCGAAACCCCCTACAAATACATCGACGGCTGGTACCTCGGCTCCTTCATCTACAAATCCTTCAAGCGCCTCTCACAGACAAAGACCGCAACAGCTCTCGAATCTCCCCAAACAGCGAAGGCTCAACAGGGTCGCTGA
- a CDS encoding FAD-dependent monooxygenase — protein MKHEVVIAGGGPTGMMLAGELALAGVDVAIVERRTDSELVGSRAGGLHARTIEVLDQRGIADRFLAEGKAMQTAGFAHISLDMSDLPTRYNHGLALWQKHFERILAGWIEELAIPIYRGREVTGFAQDPTGVDVALADGQLLRAQYLVGCDGGRSVVRKAAGIAFPGWDPTISHLLAEVELAEEPEWGVRYDAVGLHALSKLDEAGLVRAFVTERELGGTSEPTLRDLSEGLIRVYGTDYGVHSPVWITRFTDAARQAETYRKGRVLLAGDAAHVHYPAGGQGLNVGVQDAVNLGWKLAQVIQAMSPEWLLDTYEAERHPVGAKVLQNSLAQVALMRRDDRSQAAWKAVSELLKMDEPRKRYAAMMTGLDIRYDFGEGHPLLGRRMPDLDLVTAKGPQRVFALLHDARPLLLNLGESGGFDIAPWADRVSLIDALFAGPWELPAIGAVTAPTAVLVRPDGYVAWVGDLTQVGLADALTTWFGSPATE, from the coding sequence ATGAAACATGAGGTGGTGATTGCCGGAGGGGGTCCGACGGGGATGATGTTGGCGGGCGAGTTGGCATTGGCGGGTGTCGACGTCGCCATTGTCGAACGGCGCACCGACTCGGAGTTAGTCGGCTCGCGTGCGGGTGGCCTGCACGCTCGCACTATCGAGGTTCTCGATCAGCGCGGGATCGCGGATCGCTTCCTCGCGGAGGGCAAGGCGATGCAGACCGCGGGGTTCGCTCACATCTCCCTCGACATGAGCGATCTGCCGACCCGGTACAACCACGGGCTCGCGCTGTGGCAGAAGCACTTCGAACGCATTCTGGCAGGCTGGATCGAAGAGCTGGCCATACCGATCTATCGCGGGCGCGAGGTGACGGGCTTCGCGCAGGATCCGACCGGCGTCGACGTCGCGTTGGCAGACGGTCAGTTGCTGCGGGCCCAATATCTCGTCGGGTGCGACGGCGGACGCAGCGTGGTTCGTAAAGCAGCCGGCATCGCATTCCCTGGTTGGGATCCGACGATCAGCCACCTGCTCGCCGAGGTCGAGTTGGCCGAGGAGCCGGAATGGGGCGTACGGTACGACGCCGTTGGTCTGCACGCGCTGAGCAAGCTGGATGAGGCGGGTCTGGTGAGAGCTTTCGTGACTGAGAGAGAACTGGGGGGCACCAGCGAGCCGACCCTTCGCGATCTCAGCGAAGGACTCATCAGGGTGTATGGGACGGACTACGGGGTTCACAGTCCGGTCTGGATCACACGGTTCACCGACGCGGCGCGTCAGGCAGAGACGTACCGCAAGGGGCGGGTGCTACTGGCGGGCGACGCCGCGCACGTGCATTACCCGGCTGGCGGACAGGGCCTCAATGTCGGCGTTCAGGATGCTGTGAACCTGGGATGGAAGCTGGCACAGGTGATTCAGGCGATGTCGCCGGAGTGGCTGTTAGATACCTACGAGGCCGAGCGCCACCCGGTGGGTGCCAAGGTTCTGCAGAACTCGCTGGCGCAGGTCGCCCTTATGCGCCGGGATGACCGCTCGCAGGCTGCATGGAAGGCCGTTTCCGAGTTGCTCAAGATGGACGAGCCGCGCAAGCGGTACGCTGCCATGATGACAGGCCTGGATATTCGGTACGACTTTGGGGAGGGACACCCGTTGCTCGGACGCCGCATGCCCGATCTCGACCTGGTGACCGCCAAGGGCCCGCAGCGCGTCTTCGCCCTACTGCACGATGCTCGACCCTTGCTGCTCAACCTTGGTGAATCTGGCGGCTTCGACATCGCTCCATGGGCAGATCGCGTTTCATTGATCGACGCCCTGTTCGCTGGTCCGTGGGAGCTTCCTGCGATCGGGGCGGTCACGGCCCCTACCGCTGTCCTGGTTCGGCCCGACGGATATGTGGCCTGGGTGGGAGACCTAACGCAGGTGGGTCTGGCTGACGCGCTGACTACCTGGTTCGGATCGCCTGCTACTGAGTAG
- a CDS encoding ArsR/SmtB family transcription factor, translated as MNRKEHNIDRVFQALGDATRRAMLERLSPGPMSVSLLAEPFNMSLAAVVQHLQVLEEAGLVKTEKLGRVRSCRVEAAGLHAAEQWLRARRPEWDLKLDRLAEILDESDESDESDKRQPD; from the coding sequence ATGAATCGGAAGGAACACAATATCGACCGCGTCTTCCAGGCGCTTGGCGACGCGACGCGGCGTGCGATGCTCGAGCGCTTGAGCCCCGGCCCCATGTCGGTGTCGCTGCTGGCCGAGCCCTTCAACATGTCGCTCGCCGCCGTAGTGCAGCATCTGCAGGTGTTGGAAGAAGCAGGCCTCGTAAAGACCGAGAAACTTGGCCGCGTGCGCAGCTGCCGTGTCGAGGCCGCGGGCCTGCACGCTGCCGAACAGTGGCTCCGCGCTCGCCGTCCCGAATGGGATCTCAAGCTCGATCGATTGGCTGAGATCCTAGATGAATCAGATGAATCAGATGAATCGGATAAGCGACAACCAGACTAA
- a CDS encoding SRPBCC family protein: MENSTVIHNTFQIERKLKASPERVFAAFADEAIKRRWFFGGSPHSVEHYELDFKVGGRERTQKKMEPGTPVSGKTLVNETVYEDIVPARRIVTAYRMSFDGKPFSASLATIELVPAGSGTDLVFTHQGAYFEGADGPEMRKGGWESLLDKLVKELGEAA, from the coding sequence ATGGAAAACTCAACAGTCATTCACAACACATTTCAAATCGAACGGAAGCTGAAGGCTTCCCCGGAGCGAGTCTTTGCAGCATTTGCCGACGAGGCCATCAAACGCCGCTGGTTCTTTGGCGGGAGCCCTCACTCGGTTGAGCACTACGAGCTCGACTTCAAAGTGGGAGGCAGGGAGCGCACGCAGAAGAAAATGGAGCCGGGCACCCCAGTCTCCGGCAAGACCCTGGTCAACGAAACCGTCTATGAGGACATCGTCCCGGCGCGGCGAATCGTGACAGCTTACCGGATGAGCTTTGACGGCAAGCCGTTCTCCGCGTCCCTGGCTACCATCGAGTTAGTGCCGGCTGGCTCGGGCACTGATCTCGTATTCACTCATCAGGGTGCCTACTTCGAAGGAGCTGACGGCCCAGAGATGCGCAAGGGCGGATGGGAGTCATTGCTGGATAAGCTGGTGAAAGAGCTTGGCGAGGCAGCTTGA
- a CDS encoding sigma-70 family RNA polymerase sigma factor, with protein MSAALVILPVVWATAAPSRKKTLPEVVEPKKTAPELAFYRKYTEGMLRRYVRLSMEAGRAPSLLGREMFRGKVTSYRVHSFEDVVIFVCDVETCLKKLDEGQQHLIRRIALQEFTQAETAGLLGLSLRSVHRQYADALDELTEIFLERKLLEPAKACQEAGTIL; from the coding sequence ATGAGTGCAGCTCTGGTGATTTTGCCGGTGGTGTGGGCTACGGCTGCGCCTTCTCGTAAGAAGACGCTGCCGGAGGTTGTGGAACCGAAAAAGACGGCTCCGGAGCTGGCGTTCTACCGGAAGTATACGGAGGGGATGCTGCGACGGTATGTGAGGCTGTCGATGGAGGCGGGAAGGGCGCCATCGTTGCTGGGCCGCGAGATGTTTCGCGGGAAGGTGACGAGCTACCGAGTGCACAGCTTTGAGGATGTGGTGATCTTCGTGTGCGACGTGGAGACATGTCTCAAAAAGCTCGACGAAGGACAACAACATTTGATCCGACGGATCGCACTGCAGGAGTTTACGCAGGCGGAGACGGCGGGGCTGCTGGGGTTGAGCCTGAGGTCGGTGCACCGGCAGTATGCGGATGCGCTGGATGAGCTGACGGAGATCTTCCTGGAACGGAAACTTCTGGAGCCTGCGAAGGCTTGTCAAGAGGCTGGAACTATCCTGTAA
- a CDS encoding terminase, producing the protein MDEARWDVKELLALGSLMDKKPAALLTAAEEWLRVRDREGVERPLRANAVQRAFERECGKQNIVLKARQMGMTTWVAGRFFLKTITARGVMTVQVAQTREAAEGIFRIVQRFWECLPEDLREGPLRRSKANAGQMCFPALDSEFRVVSAGDESAGRGLTVQYLHCSEVSRWPGDAGATLAGLRAALAPGGEMVMESTPNGAYGCFYEEWGRAVERRVGVDQRVGESAGQRGSGVVRHFFPWWMEEAYVAAPVDASVVALREDELRLVTAYGLTARQIGFRRGLEASYRGLRSQEFAEDAESCFKATGECCFEVEAVEERLASVGEPLEMRRGGALQVWLPPIAGKEYVVAVDTAGGGADGDFAAVQVIERESGMQCAELQQRLGTLELARVSAELAREYGGAMIAVERNNHGAGVLAYLDSVERYARVYEQGGVAGWLTTAGSKPGMVSRMGALLVESSGMFFSRRLLGECRNFVAMAGGRTGAVSGAHDDCLMAMAIGQAVRAELLGKR; encoded by the coding sequence ATGGATGAAGCCCGGTGGGATGTGAAAGAGTTGCTGGCGCTGGGCAGTTTGATGGATAAGAAACCAGCGGCTTTGTTAACGGCGGCTGAGGAGTGGTTAAGGGTTCGGGATCGTGAGGGTGTGGAGCGGCCGCTGCGGGCCAATGCGGTGCAGAGGGCGTTTGAACGGGAGTGCGGCAAGCAGAACATTGTGTTGAAGGCCAGGCAGATGGGGATGACGACCTGGGTGGCGGGACGATTTTTTCTGAAGACGATTACGGCTCGCGGCGTGATGACGGTGCAGGTGGCGCAGACGAGAGAGGCGGCAGAAGGAATCTTTCGGATTGTGCAGCGATTCTGGGAGTGTCTGCCGGAGGATCTGCGGGAGGGACCGCTGCGGCGGAGTAAGGCGAATGCGGGGCAGATGTGTTTTCCGGCGCTGGATAGCGAGTTTCGCGTGGTAAGCGCAGGAGATGAGAGTGCTGGGCGTGGGTTGACGGTGCAGTATCTGCACTGCAGTGAAGTGAGCCGGTGGCCGGGAGATGCGGGGGCTACGCTGGCGGGGCTTCGGGCGGCGCTTGCTCCTGGGGGCGAGATGGTGATGGAGTCTACGCCGAATGGAGCTTATGGATGCTTCTATGAGGAGTGGGGACGGGCGGTGGAGCGGCGAGTCGGCGTAGACCAGCGAGTTGGCGAGTCAGCGGGTCAGCGAGGTAGCGGTGTCGTGCGGCACTTTTTTCCGTGGTGGATGGAGGAGGCTTATGTTGCTGCTCCTGTCGATGCTTCTGTCGTTGCACTGCGGGAGGATGAGCTTCGGCTGGTGACGGCGTATGGTTTGACGGCGCGGCAGATTGGTTTTCGCAGGGGGCTGGAGGCTAGTTACCGGGGGCTGCGGTCGCAGGAGTTCGCGGAGGATGCGGAGAGCTGCTTCAAGGCTACGGGCGAGTGCTGCTTTGAGGTGGAGGCGGTTGAGGAGCGGCTGGCTTCGGTGGGTGAGCCTTTGGAGATGCGGCGGGGTGGTGCGTTGCAGGTTTGGCTGCCTCCGATTGCCGGGAAGGAGTATGTGGTTGCGGTCGATACAGCCGGGGGTGGGGCGGATGGAGACTTTGCGGCGGTGCAGGTGATCGAGAGGGAGTCCGGGATGCAGTGCGCGGAGCTGCAGCAGAGGCTGGGGACGCTGGAGCTGGCGAGGGTCTCGGCGGAGCTGGCGAGGGAGTATGGCGGGGCGATGATTGCGGTGGAGAGGAATAATCATGGAGCTGGTGTGCTTGCTTATCTGGATAGTGTGGAACGGTATGCGCGTGTGTATGAGCAGGGGGGCGTTGCGGGCTGGTTGACGACGGCGGGGTCGAAGCCCGGGATGGTGAGTAGGATGGGGGCTTTGCTGGTGGAGTCGTCTGGGATGTTTTTTAGCCGGCGGTTGCTGGGGGAGTGCCGGAATTTCGTTGCTATGGCTGGGGGAAGAACGGGGGCGGTGAGTGGGGCGCATGATGATTGCTTGATGGCTATGGCGATTGGGCAGGCGGTGAGGGCTGAGTTGCTGGGGAAGAGGTGA
- a CDS encoding HipA family kinase: protein MRGGAQSQLMLGADGKLWVVKFQNNPQDVRVLANELIATRLAAAVGLTVPVSDVVEVTEWLVSNTLDMFVEMPKGLRQRYAAGLQFGSQFVGGLMPGQVVDYLPEQQLDEVRNLGEFAGMLCIDKWAGNCNGRQAVFERKPRERKYRATFIDQGFCFNAGDWTFPDSPLRGVYQRNQVYARVTGWESFEPWLSQVEAMEAGTLWDIAEAVPPEWYGGDTAVIERLMEQMLRRRSRVRELIGEFRDSNREPFPMWASGKKIVVPRQFAEVGGVGKFVM from the coding sequence ATGCGAGGCGGAGCGCAAAGCCAGTTAATGCTGGGGGCGGATGGCAAGCTTTGGGTGGTGAAGTTTCAAAATAATCCGCAGGATGTGCGGGTGCTGGCGAATGAGCTGATCGCAACACGGTTGGCCGCGGCAGTCGGGCTGACGGTGCCGGTGAGCGATGTGGTCGAGGTCACCGAGTGGCTGGTGTCGAATACGTTGGATATGTTTGTCGAGATGCCGAAGGGACTGCGGCAGAGATACGCGGCGGGGTTGCAGTTCGGATCGCAGTTTGTGGGTGGGTTGATGCCTGGACAAGTGGTGGACTATCTGCCGGAGCAGCAGCTGGATGAGGTGAGAAACCTGGGGGAGTTCGCCGGGATGTTATGCATCGATAAGTGGGCGGGGAACTGTAACGGGCGGCAGGCGGTGTTTGAGAGGAAGCCTCGGGAGAGGAAGTACCGGGCGACGTTTATCGATCAGGGATTTTGCTTCAATGCGGGAGATTGGACGTTTCCGGATTCGCCGCTGCGCGGGGTGTATCAAAGGAACCAGGTGTATGCCCGGGTGACGGGGTGGGAGAGCTTCGAGCCTTGGCTGAGCCAGGTGGAGGCGATGGAGGCGGGGACGCTGTGGGATATTGCAGAAGCGGTGCCGCCAGAGTGGTACGGCGGGGATACCGCGGTGATCGAGCGGCTGATGGAGCAGATGCTGAGGCGGCGGTCGCGGGTGAGAGAGTTGATCGGAGAGTTTCGGGATTCGAACAGAGAGCCGTTCCCAATGTGGGCGTCAGGTAAGAAAATTGTGGTGCCGAGGCAGTTTGCTGAGGTGGGTGGGGTGGGAAAATTTGTAATGTAG
- a CDS encoding DUF3037 domain-containing protein — protein sequence MAERVQCEFFLIRYVPDVVKGEFANIGVLLREAGRDDSAVVRFTRDWARVKCMDADADIALLEALEGEIGDRLKTVGRDAPGIKPVMEILEDTLANSVQMTEVRACLAESLPAEIEQLMKMYVEPLKVKTERKRTGRAAIAGAMRTEFERAGVWGLMRKRIAASLYTRAGDPMKIDCGYRAGSREATAGGVIRMFQAVSLEGDVEAAKGLAYSAPQLVEGVQRVERAKLELTAVVEPLRAVSDTEDEAMERYRFGVEAMERQEIRVVTLSDLARVAATARVELSV from the coding sequence ATGGCTGAGCGTGTCCAATGCGAGTTCTTCCTGATCCGGTATGTGCCGGATGTGGTGAAGGGCGAGTTTGCGAATATCGGCGTGCTGCTGCGGGAGGCGGGACGCGACGATAGTGCGGTGGTGCGCTTTACGCGGGACTGGGCGCGGGTGAAGTGCATGGATGCGGATGCGGATATCGCTTTGCTGGAAGCGCTGGAGGGGGAGATTGGAGATCGGCTGAAGACTGTGGGCAGGGATGCTCCGGGAATAAAGCCGGTGATGGAGATTCTCGAGGATACGCTGGCGAACTCGGTGCAGATGACCGAGGTGCGGGCTTGCCTGGCGGAGAGCCTGCCGGCGGAGATTGAGCAGTTGATGAAGATGTATGTGGAGCCGTTGAAGGTGAAGACGGAGCGGAAGCGGACGGGACGGGCGGCGATCGCGGGGGCGATGCGAACAGAGTTTGAGCGGGCTGGCGTTTGGGGGTTGATGCGGAAGAGAATTGCGGCTTCGCTTTATACGCGGGCGGGCGATCCGATGAAGATCGATTGCGGATACAGGGCTGGATCGAGAGAGGCAACTGCGGGTGGAGTCATTCGGATGTTTCAGGCGGTGTCGCTGGAGGGGGATGTGGAGGCGGCGAAGGGACTGGCTTATTCGGCTCCGCAGTTGGTGGAGGGCGTGCAGAGGGTGGAGAGGGCGAAGCTGGAGTTGACTGCGGTTGTGGAGCCGCTGCGGGCGGTGTCGGACACTGAGGACGAGGCGATGGAGCGGTATCGGTTTGGGGTGGAGGCGATGGAGCGGCAGGAGATTCGTGTGGTTACCCTGAGCGATCTGGCCCGGGTGGCGGCGACGGCTCGGGTGGAGTTGAGTGTTTGA